One genomic window of Solanum stenotomum isolate F172 chromosome 9, ASM1918654v1, whole genome shotgun sequence includes the following:
- the LOC125875982 gene encoding uncharacterized protein LOC125875982 isoform X2: MSAPTTDAAGGTSEDRRQIDNNNNAENSDGGTTMAMQRKRARRVSFAEMTSVHFFDRDEEYETPPNLSGKAENNSESEEVNLGFDQLVDDPKESWLLNEDREDGDEGNDEDIDEDGDDEMALPRSFLRPEESPSPGSNFGSATSNDEDNFFGPVSPNFIRPGRLSDSAASDENHDITMDSTAFSMHFRRFVRSDSGIDLKTPTEVSFEEKTPTQTSQRSSMELTMANKPISQSSMPVANFSGISDSSDMSLIGENSRRYDYGILSPDLEALLAEGQERLHAVSVSGDTSVPKSPTSKEMEVGSTMMDLSGNGEQEANAVVSLKMPPEPLCQKIDADDGYEFLSRVVDGDSSLRSTVPAPDNYDDRVNQSPKQLSNDFGENNMSVMDASVVENSEALCSDNDERGEFCGFPCDRESPLVDLVSSSPATQRLIVMGSPSPVKQNSTAVSSPEDLISFLSNEKRGPWTSSASLQKSISKLPFLEDPICFLSNGKRGPWTSSASLQKSISKLERLKASAFSSSRGDKIPHRGVRALEFPKTPPLDSILKKRNLDMRVKCLDAAMTCTEEQFSGSTMKEGERKTSIPGGSWSKALSSSEDVIQCEQSFGPEKPGKSLNHLDAGILPMDQLLKPADPSSSSRFSLSGKKNDMVTPNDLRQKISLISRTDSPLVDYSGREEVIAIAQKLVFTPEKSLQSKWTEHQSSPFKESKLDDEHLKSFGPVKNASLISNVTDGPSVTATAGNWYSSSTLTEEQSGSPVVEGSKVLRQPDRTHSIEANLLEQTNELGNDEDSRICRDGSSHLSSAILDGNIQSETGLPKLEIDPREKNKCSSACAASSSIQNLESLVVEKTPVKWSSRSPSAKGHHSLAQSNSICFSIDEVMQSPRSNQSIGRPRNSSAHKRSSEELTFGDMEHTNEIIMSHRSPKLQRGVDNHPGTSGNPDDSGKEMHRAHDELRQWKDINSKFMDDADEWISLPKERLTMPAIEMVEDIVTRMQKAKTYDILHSQILTQKASVSNFQEKRAVEAIMLLCQLVHEKTKFHLRRVKKEKLLKSQMSKINHSLHNSVTVSRGTQGDIISSERSSACEKAPQEVPHNKVATIKEALKISERKVATLTRSLHSSLKLKGEPNCADTIISVKEHLMKRSCCRFLRQDMQMFVIQSVRKGNGHYDIILNYLDVLVQSLKVTVGPNPRIIISNNLNDPLITKNFPNINACAALRFVLKAEISKKFGARTPAQEMQVTRSLLGNSLDVVAEVQKAQTQFRNLADITFSAPTVEKLKLQLHFMNFTTGKKVKLTLDVSCLNRGVYPSEVVPSQFAALAVPVKHSDDPLLGEIRDAVKSLRAGYMRIIRLCGCISQVVQA; encoded by the exons ATGTCAGCGCCGACGACTGACGCCGCCGGCGGCACCAGCGAGGACCGCCGGCAAattgacaacaacaacaacgcaGAGAACTCGGACGGCGGTACCACCATGGCTATGCAGAGGAAGCGAGCTCGAAGAGTGAGCTTTGCTGAGATGACTTCTGTACACTTCTTCGACCGTGATGAAGAGTACGAAACACCTCCTAACCTCTCCGGCAAAGCTGAAAATAACAGTGAAAGTGAAGAGGTGAACCTAGGTTTTGATCAATTGGTGGACGATCCCAAAGAGTCCTGGTTGCTCAACGAGGATAGAGAAGATGGCGACGAAGGAAATGATGAGGATATAGACGAGGATGGGGATGATGAGATGGCTTTGCCTAGGTCGTTTTTAAGACCTGAGGAATCACCTTCTCCTGGCAGCAATTTCGGTTCTGCTACTTCAAATGATG AAGATAATTTTTTCGGTCCAGTATCTCCCAATTTTATAAGGCCAGGCCGACTATCAGATTCAGCAGCGTCAGACGAAAATCATGATATTACTATGGATTCAACAGCTTTCTCCATGCACTTCCGTAGATTTGTTAGATCAGATTCAGGGATAGACTTGAAGACCCCAACAGAAGTATCATTCGAAGAGAAAACACCGACACAGACCAGTCAGCGTAGTTCCATGGAACTGACGATGGCCAATAAGCCAATTTCTCAATCTTCTATGCCCGTTGCCAATTTTAGTGGCATTAGTGATTCGAGTGACATGAGTCTGATTGGAGAAAACTCGCGAAGATATGATTATGGGATACTCTCTCCTGATTTAGAAGCTCTTTTAGCTGAAGGCCAAGAGAGATTGCATGCAGTTTCTGTTTCAGGAGATACCAGTGTTCCAAAGTCACCAACAAGCAAGGAAATGGAGGTTGGAAGTACAATGATGGATTTAAGTGGAAATGGAGAACAAGAAGCAAATGCAGTTGTTAGTCTTAAAATGCCACCTGAACCTTTGTGCCAGAAAATTGACGCAGATGATGGCTATGAGTTTCTTTCTCGTGTTGTTGATGGTGATTCATCACTTAGATCCACTGTTCCAGCACCGGATAATTATGACGATAGAGTAAACCAGTCACCGAAGCAGTTAAGTAAT GATTTTGGTGAAAATAATATGTCTGTCATGGATGCTTCTGTGGTAGAAAATAGTGAAGCCCTATGTAGTGACAATGATGAGCGTGGTGAATTTTGTGGGTTTCCATGTGATAGGGAATCTCCGTTggtagatttagtgtcctcttCACCAGCTACACAAAGACTAATAGTCATGGGTAGTCCTTCACCTGTCAAACAGAATTCAACGGCAGTGTCTTCCCCGGAAGATCTCATTTCCTTTTTGAGCAATGAAAAGAGAGGACCTTGGACTAGTTCAGCATCCCTCCAGAAGAGCATTTCCAAACTGCCTTTCCTGGAAGATCCCATTTGCTTTTTGAGCAATGGAAAGAGAGGACCTTGGACAAGTTCAGCATCCCTCCAGAAGAGCATTTCCAAACTTGAAAGGCTTAAGGCTTCTGCATTCTCTTCTTCCCGTGGTGACAAAATCCCCCACAGGGGCGTTAGAGCTTTAGAATTTCCAAAAACACCTCCTTTGGATTCTATATTGAAGAAAAGGAACCTAGATATGAGAGTCAAATGTCTGGATGCCGCTATGACTTGTACAGAGGAGCAATTTTCAGGTTCTACTATGAAGGAGGGAGAAAGAAAAACGTCCATCCCAGGTGGTAGTTGGAGTAAGGCTCTTTCAAGTAGTGAAGATGTAATTCAATGTGAACAATCTTTTGGTCCAGAAAAGCCAGGGAAATCTCTCAATCATCTTGATGCTGGTATTCTCCCCATGGATCAACTGTTGAAGCCTGCAGACCCCTCGTCTTCATCAAGGTTTTCTTTGTCAGGGAAGAAAAATGACATGGTTACACCAAATGACCTCAGACAGAAGATATCACTGATTTCTAGAACTGATTCCCCATTGGTTGATTATTCAGGGCGAGAGGAAGTGATTGCTATTGCTCAAAAATTGGTATTTACTCCAGAAAAGTCCTTGCAGTCAAAGTGGACTGAACATCAGTCTAGCCCTTTTAAAGAATCAAAGTTGGATGATGAACATCTGAAAAGCTTTGGTCCGGTAAAAAATGCATCTTTAATTAGTAATGTGACAGATGGACCATCTGTGACTGCAACGGCTGGCAACTGGTATTCTTCATCCACATTAACTGAAGAACAGTCTGGTTCACCTGTTGTCGAAGGAAGCAAAGTGTTAAGGCAACCAGACAGGACACATAGCATAGAAGCTAATCTCCTTGAGCAAACTAATGAACTGGGAAACGATGAGGATTCGAGAATCTGCAGGGATGGGAGCTCTCATCTATCATCAGCAATATTAGATGGGAATATTCAGTCTGAAACAGGTCTCCCTAAACTCGAAATTGATCCTCGAGAGAAAAATAAGTGTTCTTCTGCTTGCGCTGCTTCTTCCTCTATTCAGAATCTAGAATCTTTGGTAGTTGAAAAG ACTCCCGTAAAATGGTCTTCACGAAGTCCATCAGCAAAAGGGCATCACTCGCTGGCACAATCCAACTCTATATGTTTCTCTATAGACGAAGTGATGCAATCTCCTAGATCCAATCAATCTATTGGCAGACCTAGAAACTCTTCTGCCCATAAAAGAAGCAGTGAAGAATTGACATTTGGAGATATGGAGCACACAAATGAGATTATCATGTCTCATAGGAGCCCAAAACTTCAGAGAGGGGTCGATAATCATCCAGGAACTTCGGGAAATCCTGATGATAGTGGAAAAGAAATGCACAGAGCTCATGATGAACTCAGACAGTGGAAAGAT ATTAATTCCAAATTTATGGATGATGCAGATGAGTGGATATCTTTGCCTAAAGAAAGGCTTACTATGCCAGCG ATTGAAATGGTGGAAGACATTGTCACCCGGATGCAGAAGGCAAAGACATACGATATTTTGCACAGTCAAATTCTCACTCAG AAAGCATCAGTTTCCAATTTTCAGGAGAAAAG AGCTGTTGAAGCAATAATGTTGTTATGTCAGCTTGTACATGAGAAAACAAAGTTCCACTTGAGGCGTGTGAAGAAGGAGAAACTGCTG AAGTCTCAAATGTCAAAGATCAatcattcacttcataattcTGTAACTGTCTCAAGAGGCACCCAGGGTGATATAATTTCTAGTGAGAGGTCGTCAGCCTGTGAAAAGGCCCCGCAGGAG GTGCCTCATAATAAAGTGGCCACTATCAAGGAGGCTTTAAAAATTTCAGAaagaaaagttgcaactctgACTAGATCCTTGCATTCTTCCTTGAAACTTAAGGGAGAACCAAATTGTGCTGATACTATCATTTCTGTTAAGGAACATCTAATGAAGAGATCGTGTTGTAGATTCCTACGTCAAGATATGCAG atgtTTGTCATTCAGAGTGTGAGGAAAGGGAATGGCCATTACGATATCATCCTCAACTATCTTGATGTGTTGGTTCAAAG TTTGAAGGTGACTGTTGGTCCAAATCCAAGAATCATCATCTCTAACAATTTGAATGATCCACTAATCACAAAG AATTTCCCAAATATCAATGCTTGTGCTGCATTGAGATTTGTGTTAAAGGCTGAGATCTCAAAGAAATTTGGTGCTAGGACTCCCGCACAAGAAATGCAG GTTACTCGTTCTCTTTTAGGCAACTCGCTTGATGTGGTTGCCGAGGTGCAAAAGGCACAAACACAGTTCCGTAACTTGGCTGATATTACCTTTTCCGCTCCAACTG TTGAGAAACTTAAGTTGCAGCttcattttatgaattttactACTGGCAAGAAGGTGAAACTGACACTAGACGTGTCATGCTTGAATAG AGGAGTCTATCCTTCAGAAGTTGTTCCATCCCAGTTTGCAGCTCTAGCTGTTCCTGTGAAACATTCAGATGATCCACTACTTGGTGAAATTAGAGATGCTGTCAAAAGCCTTAGAGCTGGATACATGAGGATTATACGGTTATGTGGTTGTATTTCGCAGGTGGTTCAAGCCTAG
- the LOC125875982 gene encoding uncharacterized protein LOC125875982 isoform X1 → MSAPTTDAAGGTSEDRRQIDNNNNAENSDGGTTMAMQRKRARRVSFAEMTSVHFFDRDEEYETPPNLSGKAENNSESEEVNLGFDQLVDDPKESWLLNEDREDGDEGNDEDIDEDGDDEMALPRSFLRPEESPSPGSNFGSATSNDEDNFFGPVSPNFIRPGRLSDSAASDENHDITMDSTAFSMHFRRFVRSDSGIDLKTPTEVSFEEKTPTQTSQRSSMELTMANKPISQSSMPVANFSGISDSSDMSLIGENSRRYDYGILSPDLEALLAEGQERLHAVSVSGDTSVPKSPTSKEMEVGSTMMDLSGNGEQEANAVVSLKMPPEPLCQKIDADDGYEFLSRVVDGDSSLRSTVPAPDNYDDRVNQSPKQLSNDFGENNMSVMDASVVENSEALCSDNDERGEFCGFPCDRESPLVDLVSSSPATQRLIVMGSPSPVKQNSTAVSSPEDLISFLSNEKRGPWTSSASLQKSISKLPFLEDPICFLSNGKRGPWTSSASLQKSISKLERLKASAFSSSRGDKIPHRGVRALEFPKTPPLDSILKKRNLDMRVKCLDAAMTCTEEQFSGSTMKEGERKTSIPGGSWSKALSSSEDVIQCEQSFGPEKPGKSLNHLDAGILPMDQLLKPADPSSSSRFSLSGKKNDMVTPNDLRQKISLISRTDSPLVDYSGREEVIAIAQKLVFTPEKSLQSKWTEHQSSPFKESKLDDEHLKSFGPVKNASLISNVTDGPSVTATAGNWYSSSTLTEEQSGSPVVEGSKVLRQPDRTHSIEANLLEQTNELGNDEDSRICRDGSSHLSSAILDGNIQSETGLPKLEIDPREKNKCSSACAASSSIQNLESLVVEKTPVKWSSRSPSAKGHHSLAQSNSICFSIDEVMQSPRSNQSIGRPRNSSAHKRSSEELTFGDMEHTNEIIMSHRSPKLQRGVDNHPGTSGNPDDSGKEMHRAHDELRQWKDINSKFMDDADEWISLPKERLTMPAIEMVEDIVTRMQKAKTYDILHSQILTQKASVSNFQEKRAVEAIMLLCQLVHEKTKFHLRRVKKEKLLEKCQLLNSGIQKSQMSKINHSLHNSVTVSRGTQGDIISSERSSACEKAPQEVPHNKVATIKEALKISERKVATLTRSLHSSLKLKGEPNCADTIISVKEHLMKRSCCRFLRQDMQMFVIQSVRKGNGHYDIILNYLDVLVQSLKVTVGPNPRIIISNNLNDPLITKNFPNINACAALRFVLKAEISKKFGARTPAQEMQVTRSLLGNSLDVVAEVQKAQTQFRNLADITFSAPTVEKLKLQLHFMNFTTGKKVKLTLDVSCLNRGVYPSEVVPSQFAALAVPVKHSDDPLLGEIRDAVKSLRAGYMRIIRLCGCISQVVQA, encoded by the exons ATGTCAGCGCCGACGACTGACGCCGCCGGCGGCACCAGCGAGGACCGCCGGCAAattgacaacaacaacaacgcaGAGAACTCGGACGGCGGTACCACCATGGCTATGCAGAGGAAGCGAGCTCGAAGAGTGAGCTTTGCTGAGATGACTTCTGTACACTTCTTCGACCGTGATGAAGAGTACGAAACACCTCCTAACCTCTCCGGCAAAGCTGAAAATAACAGTGAAAGTGAAGAGGTGAACCTAGGTTTTGATCAATTGGTGGACGATCCCAAAGAGTCCTGGTTGCTCAACGAGGATAGAGAAGATGGCGACGAAGGAAATGATGAGGATATAGACGAGGATGGGGATGATGAGATGGCTTTGCCTAGGTCGTTTTTAAGACCTGAGGAATCACCTTCTCCTGGCAGCAATTTCGGTTCTGCTACTTCAAATGATG AAGATAATTTTTTCGGTCCAGTATCTCCCAATTTTATAAGGCCAGGCCGACTATCAGATTCAGCAGCGTCAGACGAAAATCATGATATTACTATGGATTCAACAGCTTTCTCCATGCACTTCCGTAGATTTGTTAGATCAGATTCAGGGATAGACTTGAAGACCCCAACAGAAGTATCATTCGAAGAGAAAACACCGACACAGACCAGTCAGCGTAGTTCCATGGAACTGACGATGGCCAATAAGCCAATTTCTCAATCTTCTATGCCCGTTGCCAATTTTAGTGGCATTAGTGATTCGAGTGACATGAGTCTGATTGGAGAAAACTCGCGAAGATATGATTATGGGATACTCTCTCCTGATTTAGAAGCTCTTTTAGCTGAAGGCCAAGAGAGATTGCATGCAGTTTCTGTTTCAGGAGATACCAGTGTTCCAAAGTCACCAACAAGCAAGGAAATGGAGGTTGGAAGTACAATGATGGATTTAAGTGGAAATGGAGAACAAGAAGCAAATGCAGTTGTTAGTCTTAAAATGCCACCTGAACCTTTGTGCCAGAAAATTGACGCAGATGATGGCTATGAGTTTCTTTCTCGTGTTGTTGATGGTGATTCATCACTTAGATCCACTGTTCCAGCACCGGATAATTATGACGATAGAGTAAACCAGTCACCGAAGCAGTTAAGTAAT GATTTTGGTGAAAATAATATGTCTGTCATGGATGCTTCTGTGGTAGAAAATAGTGAAGCCCTATGTAGTGACAATGATGAGCGTGGTGAATTTTGTGGGTTTCCATGTGATAGGGAATCTCCGTTggtagatttagtgtcctcttCACCAGCTACACAAAGACTAATAGTCATGGGTAGTCCTTCACCTGTCAAACAGAATTCAACGGCAGTGTCTTCCCCGGAAGATCTCATTTCCTTTTTGAGCAATGAAAAGAGAGGACCTTGGACTAGTTCAGCATCCCTCCAGAAGAGCATTTCCAAACTGCCTTTCCTGGAAGATCCCATTTGCTTTTTGAGCAATGGAAAGAGAGGACCTTGGACAAGTTCAGCATCCCTCCAGAAGAGCATTTCCAAACTTGAAAGGCTTAAGGCTTCTGCATTCTCTTCTTCCCGTGGTGACAAAATCCCCCACAGGGGCGTTAGAGCTTTAGAATTTCCAAAAACACCTCCTTTGGATTCTATATTGAAGAAAAGGAACCTAGATATGAGAGTCAAATGTCTGGATGCCGCTATGACTTGTACAGAGGAGCAATTTTCAGGTTCTACTATGAAGGAGGGAGAAAGAAAAACGTCCATCCCAGGTGGTAGTTGGAGTAAGGCTCTTTCAAGTAGTGAAGATGTAATTCAATGTGAACAATCTTTTGGTCCAGAAAAGCCAGGGAAATCTCTCAATCATCTTGATGCTGGTATTCTCCCCATGGATCAACTGTTGAAGCCTGCAGACCCCTCGTCTTCATCAAGGTTTTCTTTGTCAGGGAAGAAAAATGACATGGTTACACCAAATGACCTCAGACAGAAGATATCACTGATTTCTAGAACTGATTCCCCATTGGTTGATTATTCAGGGCGAGAGGAAGTGATTGCTATTGCTCAAAAATTGGTATTTACTCCAGAAAAGTCCTTGCAGTCAAAGTGGACTGAACATCAGTCTAGCCCTTTTAAAGAATCAAAGTTGGATGATGAACATCTGAAAAGCTTTGGTCCGGTAAAAAATGCATCTTTAATTAGTAATGTGACAGATGGACCATCTGTGACTGCAACGGCTGGCAACTGGTATTCTTCATCCACATTAACTGAAGAACAGTCTGGTTCACCTGTTGTCGAAGGAAGCAAAGTGTTAAGGCAACCAGACAGGACACATAGCATAGAAGCTAATCTCCTTGAGCAAACTAATGAACTGGGAAACGATGAGGATTCGAGAATCTGCAGGGATGGGAGCTCTCATCTATCATCAGCAATATTAGATGGGAATATTCAGTCTGAAACAGGTCTCCCTAAACTCGAAATTGATCCTCGAGAGAAAAATAAGTGTTCTTCTGCTTGCGCTGCTTCTTCCTCTATTCAGAATCTAGAATCTTTGGTAGTTGAAAAG ACTCCCGTAAAATGGTCTTCACGAAGTCCATCAGCAAAAGGGCATCACTCGCTGGCACAATCCAACTCTATATGTTTCTCTATAGACGAAGTGATGCAATCTCCTAGATCCAATCAATCTATTGGCAGACCTAGAAACTCTTCTGCCCATAAAAGAAGCAGTGAAGAATTGACATTTGGAGATATGGAGCACACAAATGAGATTATCATGTCTCATAGGAGCCCAAAACTTCAGAGAGGGGTCGATAATCATCCAGGAACTTCGGGAAATCCTGATGATAGTGGAAAAGAAATGCACAGAGCTCATGATGAACTCAGACAGTGGAAAGAT ATTAATTCCAAATTTATGGATGATGCAGATGAGTGGATATCTTTGCCTAAAGAAAGGCTTACTATGCCAGCG ATTGAAATGGTGGAAGACATTGTCACCCGGATGCAGAAGGCAAAGACATACGATATTTTGCACAGTCAAATTCTCACTCAG AAAGCATCAGTTTCCAATTTTCAGGAGAAAAG AGCTGTTGAAGCAATAATGTTGTTATGTCAGCTTGTACATGAGAAAACAAAGTTCCACTTGAGGCGTGTGAAGAAGGAGAAACTGCTG GAAAAATGTCAACTCTTGAATTCTGGAATTCAGAAGTCTCAAATGTCAAAGATCAatcattcacttcataattcTGTAACTGTCTCAAGAGGCACCCAGGGTGATATAATTTCTAGTGAGAGGTCGTCAGCCTGTGAAAAGGCCCCGCAGGAG GTGCCTCATAATAAAGTGGCCACTATCAAGGAGGCTTTAAAAATTTCAGAaagaaaagttgcaactctgACTAGATCCTTGCATTCTTCCTTGAAACTTAAGGGAGAACCAAATTGTGCTGATACTATCATTTCTGTTAAGGAACATCTAATGAAGAGATCGTGTTGTAGATTCCTACGTCAAGATATGCAG atgtTTGTCATTCAGAGTGTGAGGAAAGGGAATGGCCATTACGATATCATCCTCAACTATCTTGATGTGTTGGTTCAAAG TTTGAAGGTGACTGTTGGTCCAAATCCAAGAATCATCATCTCTAACAATTTGAATGATCCACTAATCACAAAG AATTTCCCAAATATCAATGCTTGTGCTGCATTGAGATTTGTGTTAAAGGCTGAGATCTCAAAGAAATTTGGTGCTAGGACTCCCGCACAAGAAATGCAG GTTACTCGTTCTCTTTTAGGCAACTCGCTTGATGTGGTTGCCGAGGTGCAAAAGGCACAAACACAGTTCCGTAACTTGGCTGATATTACCTTTTCCGCTCCAACTG TTGAGAAACTTAAGTTGCAGCttcattttatgaattttactACTGGCAAGAAGGTGAAACTGACACTAGACGTGTCATGCTTGAATAG AGGAGTCTATCCTTCAGAAGTTGTTCCATCCCAGTTTGCAGCTCTAGCTGTTCCTGTGAAACATTCAGATGATCCACTACTTGGTGAAATTAGAGATGCTGTCAAAAGCCTTAGAGCTGGATACATGAGGATTATACGGTTATGTGGTTGTATTTCGCAGGTGGTTCAAGCCTAG
- the LOC125876988 gene encoding ATP-dependent 6-phosphofructokinase 6-like, whose protein sequence is MGSLDDSFAVHNLNNISCSMGEVTNSQQQQQKKKIVIGEDGYVLEDVPHLSDYIPNLPTYTNPLQHNPSYSVVKQYFVDEDDTVAEKVVVHKNSPRGLHFRRAGPCQKVYFEPDDVYACIVTCGGLCPGLNTVIREIVCGLHYMYGVSRVTGIDGGYRGFYSKNTIPLTPKVVNDIHKRGGTILGTSRGGHVTKKIVDSIQDRGINQVYIIGGDGTQRGAAVIFEEIRRRGLNVAVAGIPKTIDNDIPVIDKSFGFDSAVEEAQRAISAAHVEATSFENGIGLVKLMGRDSGFIAMYATLASRDVDCCLIPESPFYLEGSGGLFEYIEHRLKDNGHMVIVIAEGAGQELVSESLKSTDPSGNKLLQDVGLWISERIKEHFSKQKKMLINLKYIDPTYMIRAIPSNASDNVYCTLLAQSAVHGAMAGYTGFTVGPVNNRHAYIPFNRIIEKQNKVVITDRMWARLLSSTNQPSFLRTRVDIIKANKDEEPPTQLSDDNLMEKQVLAK, encoded by the exons atgggaTCATTGGATGATAGTTTTGCAGTGCataatttgaataatataaGTTGTTCAATGGGAGAAGTGACTAATTCACAACAGCAGCAACAGAAGAAGAAAATCGTGATTGGTGAGGATGGTTATGTTCTGGAAGACGTTCCTCATTTGTCTGATTATATTCCAAATCTTCCT ACATATACTAATCCATTGCAGCATAATCCTTCATATTCAGTAGTTAA GCAGTATTTTGTCGATGAGGATGATACAGTTGCCGAAAAG GTTGTTGTCCACAAGAACAGTCCAAGAGGGTTACATTTTCGTCGAGCTGGTCCTTGCCAAAAG GTTTATTTTGAGCCAGAtgatgtttatgcatgtattgtaaCATGTGGAGGTTTATGTCCCGGTCTCAATACAGTTATCAGGGAAATAGTATGTGGCCTACACTACATGTATGGCGTAAGCAGAGTCACGGGGATAGAT GGAGGATATCGAGGTTTCTATTCCAAAAACACAATTCCGTTGACACCAAAGGTTGTCAATGATATCCATAAACGCGGTGGAACAATTCTTGGGACATCTCGAGGAGGTCATGTTACCAAGAAAATAGTAGATAGCATTCAGGACCGGGGTATCAATCAG GTTTATATAATTGGAGGAGACGGAACCCAGAGAGGGGCCGCGGTGATATTTGAG GAAATTAGAAGGCGTGGTCTCAATGTTGCAGTTGCTGGAATCCCCAAGACAATCGACAATGATATACCG GTTATTGACAAGTCTTTCGGTTTTGACTCCGCCGTTGAGGAAGCACAACGTGCTATTAGTGCTGCTCATGTTGAAGCTACCAGTTTTGAGAATGGAATTGGCCTTGTCAAGTTGATGGGACGGGATAGTG GGTTCATAGCGATGTATGCTACTCTGGCTAGTCGAGATGTTGACTGCTGTTTGATTCCAGAATCCCCTTTTTATCTTGAAGGAAGTGGTGGACTGTTTGAGTATATCGAACATAGGCTCAAAGACAACGGACATATGGTTATAGTCATAGCTGAAGGTGCCGGACAAGAGCTAGTTTCCGAGAGTTTGAAATCCACTGATCCTTCAGGGAATAAACTTTTACAAGATGTTGGCTTATGGATCTCAGAAAGGATAAAG GAGCATTTCTCGAAACAAAAGAAGATGCTCATTAATCTTAAATATATAG ATCCCACATACATGATTCGGGCTATTCCAAGTAATGCATCTGACAATGTGTATTGCACTCTTCTAGCGCAAAGCGCTGTACATGGAGCCATGGCTGGCTACACAGGCTTTACGGTTGGTCCTGTCAACAACAGACATGCTTACATACCCTTTAAT AGAATCATTGAGAAACAAAACAAGGTTGTGATTACAGACAGGATGTGGGCAAGACTTCTATCTTCGACGAATCAACCTAGCTTCTTGAGAACGAGAGTCGATATAATTAAAGCAAACAAGGACGAAGAACCACCTACTCAATTATCAGACGATAATTTGATGGAGAAACAAGTCCTTGCTAAGTAA
- the LOC125876971 gene encoding uncharacterized protein LOC125876971, with protein sequence MKVAPKVILLFRDPTGFGTAIFEALQPNPKSNLQKRQESLDLSLQRYGIKDQKVSVEVVHFLNGANLEVSLLLLENYEPPTLACALNEVLELLVGDGLSNMPTIVAPFVVAASKLKMENRTSVAVDSISVYGLQVGASSDLTKALCTNLQIPPPSLQLFNEQLACLLQLVQVLKMPTFVIIGKKGQNLHRKTSEEEHEVIHEIGQHLASFSSLSFSGEKITWDATKSSKETQEPWRALYG encoded by the exons atgaaggtAGCCCCAAAAGTAATACTACTCTTCAGAGATCCAACGGGCTTCGGCACCGCCATCTTCGAAGCTCTTCAaccaaaccctaaatccaacCTTCAAAAACG GCAAGAATCTCTCGATTTATCCTTACAACGTTACGGAATCAAAGATCAAAAGGTTTCGGTTGAAGTCGTTCATTTTCTCAATGGAGCAAATCTCGAG GTGTCTCTGTTACTACTGGAAAACTATGAGCCTCCAACACTTGCTTGTGCTCTCAATGAAGTTCTGGAATTGTTAGTAGGAGATGGGTTGTCAAATATGCCCACAATTGTAGCCCCTTTTGTTGTGGCTGCAAGTAAACTTAAGATGGAAAATAGAACTTCTGTTGCAGTTGACAGTATATCAGTTTATGGGTTGCAAGTAGGTGCCTCTAGTGACCTTACTAAAGCTTTGTGCACAAATTTGCAAATCCCTCCCCCATCGTTGCAGCTTTTTAACGAACAGTTGGCCTGCTTACTTCAATTGGTTCAAGTCCTGAAGATGCCTACTTTTGTTATAATTGGCAAAAAAGGTCAAAATTTGCATCGTAAGACTTCAGAAGAGGAACATGAG GTGATACATGAGATAGGACAGCATTTGGCTAGCTTCTCATCTCTTAGTTTCTCAGGAGAAAAGATAACCTGGGATGCAACAAAGTCTTCAAAAGAAACTCAAGAGCCTTGGCGTGCATTATATGGTTGA